One genomic window of Roseobacter ponti includes the following:
- a CDS encoding EamA family transporter, giving the protein MNYDVTLLILLAAALHAGWNALIKISGDRIAVMAVVTLAGSILSLFALPFVDSPDTASWPLLALSVLIHTAYHFFLPVAYDHGDLGQVYPIARGSAPILVTLGAFVFAGEYVSQTALVGILCLAVGVMALTLDGGKASKINSKAMVFALLTGVCIASYTVVDGLGARQAESVLGFAVWLTIGNGAVTFLIALIWKRNEIVAVARNNPLTGIAGGAMQVGAYWIIVYALAVAPMGMVSGLRETSVLFAALISTFLLKEGFGVWRFVSAGLVTFGLILSRSRG; this is encoded by the coding sequence ATGAACTATGATGTTACGCTATTGATTTTGCTGGCTGCTGCTTTACACGCAGGCTGGAATGCCCTCATCAAAATCAGCGGCGACCGGATTGCGGTAATGGCGGTCGTGACACTCGCTGGAAGCATTCTTTCTCTATTTGCGCTACCATTCGTAGACAGTCCAGATACTGCCAGTTGGCCACTTCTGGCGCTGTCCGTTCTGATCCATACCGCGTATCACTTCTTCCTTCCGGTCGCTTACGACCACGGCGATCTCGGACAAGTCTATCCAATTGCACGAGGGTCTGCGCCAATTCTTGTCACCCTTGGTGCGTTTGTTTTTGCTGGAGAATACGTCAGCCAAACCGCTCTTGTCGGCATTCTATGCCTTGCTGTCGGCGTCATGGCGCTGACATTGGATGGCGGAAAAGCCAGCAAGATCAATTCAAAGGCGATGGTTTTTGCTCTGCTTACTGGCGTTTGTATCGCGTCTTATACCGTTGTCGATGGCTTGGGTGCACGTCAGGCTGAGTCAGTACTCGGTTTTGCGGTGTGGCTGACAATTGGCAATGGGGCGGTGACATTTCTGATCGCGCTCATTTGGAAACGAAATGAGATCGTGGCGGTTGCAAGGAACAATCCCCTGACTGGCATCGCCGGTGGTGCGATGCAGGTCGGAGCATACTGGATCATTGTCTACGCACTCGCCGTTGCACCTATGGGCATGGTCTCTGGCTTGCGTGAAACGAGTGTTCTTTTTGCTGCCCTTATATCGACATTCCTTCTCAAAGAAGGCTTCGGCGTTTGGCGCTTCGTATCTGCTGGCCTTGTAACTTTTGGGCTAATTCTGAGCCGCAGTCGAGGCTAG
- a CDS encoding tetratricopeptide repeat protein — protein MPDVWMLEENAATNALELLDRALEIDPDYPLALALAAWCWAQRSVYNWAEDISKAKAEALVRAERAAQISSEDPLILSVLGTVHTFARNYGAARVLLERAIQLDPNAAWALSRLRFLETYADRPQVAREHFERAMRLSPLDPMNFNNLFGLGSACQVAGEDHRAAGFFLRALEERPNPHWVHCNLCTALLGAGREDEARASAQKLMQMHSNMTVKRFREAMVFSKPVLDRIGEQMIILGIPEGED, from the coding sequence ATGCCCGACGTCTGGATGTTGGAAGAAAACGCTGCAACAAATGCTTTGGAGTTGCTTGACAGGGCTCTTGAAATTGACCCTGACTATCCTCTGGCGCTTGCTCTGGCAGCCTGGTGCTGGGCGCAGCGGTCAGTCTACAACTGGGCAGAAGATATTTCCAAAGCTAAGGCTGAGGCACTGGTACGGGCTGAACGTGCAGCGCAGATATCTTCGGAAGATCCGCTCATTCTATCTGTCCTGGGAACCGTCCACACCTTTGCGCGAAACTACGGCGCTGCCCGAGTGTTGCTGGAACGGGCAATCCAACTTGATCCCAATGCGGCCTGGGCGCTGAGCCGCCTTCGCTTTCTCGAAACGTACGCTGACCGACCGCAAGTCGCCCGAGAACATTTTGAACGCGCTATGCGGCTCAGCCCACTCGATCCGATGAACTTTAACAATCTCTTCGGTCTGGGCAGCGCCTGCCAGGTCGCGGGCGAGGACCACCGCGCCGCCGGTTTTTTCCTGCGTGCACTGGAGGAGCGCCCGAACCCGCACTGGGTTCACTGTAACCTCTGCACAGCGCTGTTGGGCGCCGGACGCGAAGATGAGGCACGGGCCTCCGCTCAGAAGCTGATGCAGATGCATTCCAATATGACGGTAAAACGTTTCAGGGAAGCGATGGTCTTTTCCAAGCCTGTACTGGACCGGATTGGTGAACAGATGATTATCCTTGGCATTCCCGAAGGTGAGGATTAG
- a CDS encoding putative bifunctional diguanylate cyclase/phosphodiesterase translates to MRIRGGAMDLLRSVTTDQFSREVDASVVVTLASILVVISAVICVIDRTNNRRAGERNTSDALLWMHIWFIVGAAGLELGRQYPFRLSAPLVLTAVCWGLVSAFIAMQAAMTRMPAGRTWPAVAIALGVLQSALAAISDSAGAVFISSSLINGGLAACFALTLNRVARARAIDFRMIMIVPFCAIALAYGLRLVLILYGVDKSLIVGFSVVIGLLISASSVFWLFSAISIRGQHLLRQVERTSSTDALTQLGNRMSFERFMADLTGAGRRSTSRQSACLSIDMDRFKEINDTYGHEAGDLVLVSTARRLQHFGAGSETRIFRIGGDEFVLWCIPDDAALFKDEVQDLLAELAKPVGFGAVSLNVGVSIGVEMSSDDTAPHEIVRRSDIALYRSKKSGRNRVTFYSHALGDTHYQRLRILEEFRAALRGGAVSAYFQPQFSLSSNALCGCEVLARWHHPEHGLVSPGDFIPLARELGLLAELDRCILDQALQALNRWDQSGLHLPRISVNVSMSRLRQKDLLEELANRRDLPRGRISFEMLETVFADDDDALKWNTDRLKEMGIGVEIDDFGTGHAAISSVVSLNPDRIKIDRFFVRGIGHSQSSRDILKVLIDFTKLTGAVCLVEGVETIEQRDIISTLGGDEIQGFVLARPMPRDEMQMWLERHYADPANDQAC, encoded by the coding sequence ATGCGCATCAGAGGCGGTGCGATGGATCTTTTGCGCAGTGTGACGACCGATCAGTTCAGCAGAGAAGTGGACGCCAGTGTCGTTGTGACCCTGGCGAGCATTCTGGTCGTGATCTCTGCTGTAATCTGCGTAATCGATCGCACGAATAACCGCAGAGCCGGAGAACGGAATACCTCTGATGCGCTGCTCTGGATGCACATCTGGTTTATCGTCGGCGCGGCGGGCCTGGAGCTTGGGCGACAATATCCGTTCCGGCTCAGCGCACCACTGGTGCTTACCGCGGTATGCTGGGGCCTGGTGAGCGCCTTCATTGCGATGCAAGCCGCGATGACGCGCATGCCCGCAGGCAGGACATGGCCGGCAGTTGCCATCGCCCTCGGCGTGCTGCAAAGCGCACTTGCTGCCATATCGGACAGTGCAGGCGCGGTATTCATCTCAAGTTCGCTGATCAACGGGGGCCTTGCCGCCTGTTTTGCACTTACGCTGAACCGCGTTGCCCGGGCCCGCGCCATTGATTTCAGGATGATCATGATCGTGCCCTTCTGCGCGATTGCACTTGCCTACGGCCTGCGGCTGGTGCTGATCCTGTACGGCGTGGACAAATCGCTGATCGTTGGCTTTTCGGTTGTCATCGGGCTGCTGATTTCCGCGTCCTCGGTCTTCTGGCTCTTTTCGGCGATCTCAATTCGTGGCCAGCACCTCCTGCGACAGGTGGAACGGACATCCTCCACCGATGCCCTGACACAGCTTGGCAACCGGATGTCATTTGAGCGGTTCATGGCTGATCTCACCGGCGCCGGGCGGCGCAGCACATCACGTCAGAGCGCCTGTCTGAGCATCGACATGGACCGGTTCAAGGAGATTAACGACACATATGGTCATGAGGCCGGCGATCTTGTGCTGGTCAGCACAGCGAGGCGGCTTCAGCATTTTGGCGCCGGTTCTGAGACCCGGATATTCAGGATCGGGGGCGATGAATTCGTCCTGTGGTGCATCCCGGACGATGCGGCGCTTTTCAAAGATGAGGTGCAGGATCTGCTCGCTGAACTGGCGAAGCCCGTTGGTTTCGGCGCTGTGTCCCTGAACGTGGGCGTCAGCATCGGGGTGGAAATGAGCAGCGATGACACCGCGCCGCATGAAATTGTCAGACGCTCGGATATCGCGCTTTATCGCTCGAAGAAAAGCGGACGCAACCGTGTTACCTTTTATTCTCACGCGCTTGGGGACACCCATTATCAGCGATTGCGGATCCTCGAAGAATTTCGGGCCGCTCTCCGAGGTGGTGCCGTTTCCGCGTATTTCCAGCCGCAGTTTTCTCTTTCTTCCAATGCCCTGTGCGGCTGTGAGGTTCTTGCGCGCTGGCATCATCCCGAACACGGTCTTGTTTCACCAGGCGATTTCATCCCGCTCGCAAGAGAGTTGGGCCTGCTGGCGGAACTTGACCGCTGCATCCTGGACCAGGCCCTGCAGGCACTGAACCGGTGGGATCAGTCGGGCCTTCACCTGCCGCGGATCTCTGTGAATGTGTCGATGTCCCGGTTGCGCCAGAAGGACCTGCTCGAAGAGCTTGCCAACCGCAGAGACCTGCCGCGGGGCCGGATATCTTTCGAAATGCTCGAAACGGTTTTCGCGGATGATGATGACGCGCTGAAGTGGAATACCGACCGGCTCAAAGAGATGGGCATCGGGGTCGAGATCGACGATTTCGGCACCGGGCATGCTGCCATCAGCTCAGTGGTGTCGCTGAACCCCGACCGAATAAAAATCGACCGCTTTTTCGTACGGGGGATCGGACATTCCCAGAGCAGCCGGGACATACTGAAAGTTCTCATTGATTTCACAAAGCTTACAGGTGCGGTCTGCCTCGTGGAGGGTGTCGAGACCATTGAGCAGCGTGACATTATCAGCACGCTTGGGGGAGATGAGATCCAGGGGTTTGTCCTCGCCCGCCCGATGCCACGAGATGAAATGCAGATGTGGCTTGAAAGGCATTACGCGGATCCGGCGAATGATCAGGCCTGCTAA
- a CDS encoding diguanylate cyclase — MSDQQAYFGMLDVLCPMHVVVGPDGRIVHAGPTARKFWQEGDLRGREFTEVFDIRRPRPVADGSELATLAGAKLHIRLRVPPHRELKGVAVAGPLPEHMTVNLSFGISVVDAIQDYDLTAADFAATDLTIEMLYLIEAKSAAMEASHQLNRRLQTAREAAEEQAVTDPLTGLNNRRAMDAVLAQYISAGRSFALMQIDLDFFKAVNDTFGHAAGDHVLLEVARIMIDETRSTDTVARVGGDEFIVLLDGDLDRDTIEQIAHRIISRMTRPIPFEGAICRISASIGSVQSTDYIRPTADQLLKDADEALYHSKRTGRERHTFFAGLAPGRQSAQI; from the coding sequence ATGAGTGACCAGCAGGCATATTTCGGAATGCTGGACGTGCTCTGTCCGATGCATGTGGTGGTGGGGCCGGACGGGCGGATTGTGCACGCCGGACCAACGGCCCGGAAGTTCTGGCAGGAGGGTGACCTCAGGGGCCGCGAATTTACCGAAGTTTTCGATATCCGCCGGCCGCGACCGGTCGCCGACGGGTCCGAGCTGGCGACACTCGCCGGTGCCAAGCTGCACATCAGGCTGCGCGTGCCGCCCCACCGGGAACTCAAAGGGGTCGCGGTGGCGGGGCCATTGCCTGAGCATATGACGGTAAACCTGTCTTTCGGCATTTCCGTCGTCGATGCCATCCAGGATTATGACCTTACGGCCGCTGACTTCGCGGCGACCGACCTGACCATTGAAATGCTCTATCTGATCGAGGCGAAATCTGCCGCAATGGAGGCCTCTCACCAGCTGAACCGGCGTCTGCAGACCGCGCGGGAAGCTGCAGAGGAACAGGCCGTGACCGACCCGCTGACCGGTCTGAATAACCGGCGGGCGATGGATGCGGTGCTGGCCCAGTACATCAGCGCCGGCCGGAGTTTTGCGCTGATGCAGATCGATCTGGATTTTTTCAAGGCAGTGAATGACACCTTCGGGCATGCGGCAGGCGATCATGTACTGCTCGAGGTGGCCCGGATCATGATCGATGAAACCCGCTCCACGGATACTGTGGCCCGGGTGGGGGGCGATGAGTTTATTGTCCTTTTGGACGGCGACCTGGATCGGGACACTATCGAACAGATCGCGCATCGCATCATCAGCCGGATGACACGTCCCATTCCGTTTGAGGGGGCGATCTGCCGGATTTCTGCAAGCATCGGATCTGTGCAGAGTACCGACTACATCAGGCCAACGGCCGATCAGCTGCTCAAAGATGCGGATGAGGCGCTCTATCATTCAAAACGGACCGGGCGGGAACGGCACACGTTTTTCGCAGGTCTGGCGCCGGGCCGGCAGTCCGCACAGATATGA
- a CDS encoding heme NO-binding domain-containing protein, translating into MHGLVNRAIQRFVTDSYGAAQWRAATDRAGLGFSEFEAMWSYDDAITPRVLEAVCDVLDRGYDELLEDIGTYLVSHPGVEALRRLLRFSGVSFIEFLHSLDDLPDRARLAVSDLELPEIALREHAPGSYTLLVRGQVPGCGHLFMGVLRAMADDYGALAFLEHKGTEDGAEVVAVTLLETEFAEGRGFDLGARAG; encoded by the coding sequence ATGCACGGGTTGGTAAACCGGGCTATCCAGAGATTTGTCACCGACAGTTACGGCGCGGCGCAATGGCGGGCTGCGACCGACCGTGCGGGCCTGGGGTTCTCGGAGTTTGAGGCAATGTGGTCTTACGACGACGCGATCACACCGCGTGTGCTGGAGGCCGTCTGTGATGTGCTCGACCGCGGCTATGACGAACTTCTCGAGGATATCGGTACCTATCTTGTGTCGCACCCGGGTGTTGAGGCGCTGCGTCGTCTTTTGCGGTTCAGTGGTGTAAGTTTTATCGAATTCCTGCACTCACTGGATGATCTGCCCGACCGTGCACGCCTTGCCGTCTCGGATCTGGAACTGCCGGAGATCGCGCTGCGCGAACATGCGCCGGGCAGCTATACGCTTCTGGTGCGCGGGCAGGTGCCGGGATGCGGTCATCTATTCATGGGTGTGCTGCGCGCTATGGCCGACGATTACGGCGCTCTGGCATTTCTTGAACATAAAGGCACCGAAGACGGCGCAGAGGTTGTTGCCGTTACCCTTCTCGAAACAGAGTTTGCCGAAGGACGCGGATTTGATCTCGGTGCGCGTGCCGGATGA
- a CDS encoding trimethylamine methyltransferase family protein, whose translation MADAPTKRRTRGGGRSGAATRRGSAVIQQMPWKPPVNTDAPTEPLSPEGVEAIHDGAMRILEEIGIEFLNEEAVEILRKEDCTINGTNVRMGRDMVMEWIGKAPSEFTMTPRNPDRKITIGGRNLVFGNVSSPPNYWDMHLGTKVPGTREMCRDLLKLTQYFNCIHFAGGYPVEPVDIHASVRHLDVLFDKLTLTDKVMHAYSLGKERVEDVMEMVRISQGLSHEEFDASPRMYTNINSTSPLKHDYPMMDGWMRMARRGQGLVVTPFTLAGAMAPVTMAGAVAQSLAEALCAVVLAQIIRPGCPVAIGTFTSNVDMKSGAPAFGTPEYMRATQMTGQLARFYGLPMRSSGVCAANVPDGQAMWETSNSLWAAVQSGTNMVYHAAGWLEGGLIASPEKFIMDCEVLQQIQRYMEPEICATGPDEIALDAIKSVGNAGHFFGIQHTQDRYTTAFYQPFLSDWKNYEGWEAAGAVWTPERAHLMFKEITASFEPPAMDVAIRDELSDFVARRKSEGGAPTDF comes from the coding sequence ATGGCCGACGCTCCCACCAAACGCAGAACCCGCGGCGGCGGCCGGTCCGGTGCCGCTACGCGCCGGGGGTCCGCCGTGATCCAGCAGATGCCATGGAAGCCACCGGTCAATACCGATGCCCCGACCGAACCGCTTTCGCCCGAGGGCGTCGAGGCAATCCACGACGGGGCCATGCGCATTCTCGAAGAGATCGGCATTGAGTTTCTTAATGAAGAAGCCGTTGAAATCCTGCGCAAAGAGGACTGCACCATCAACGGCACCAACGTGCGCATGGGGCGCGATATGGTGATGGAGTGGATTGGCAAAGCGCCCTCCGAATTCACCATGACCCCGCGCAATCCGGACCGTAAAATCACCATCGGCGGACGCAATCTGGTGTTCGGCAATGTCTCCTCGCCGCCCAATTACTGGGACATGCACCTCGGCACCAAAGTCCCTGGCACCCGCGAGATGTGCCGTGATCTTCTTAAACTGACCCAGTACTTTAACTGCATCCATTTCGCTGGCGGCTATCCGGTCGAACCTGTCGATATCCATGCCTCCGTGCGCCACCTTGATGTGCTTTTTGACAAGCTCACGCTGACCGACAAGGTCATGCACGCCTATTCGCTGGGCAAGGAGCGGGTTGAGGACGTCATGGAGATGGTCCGCATCAGCCAGGGTCTGAGCCATGAGGAATTTGATGCCAGCCCGCGGATGTACACCAACATCAACTCGACGTCCCCGCTGAAGCACGACTATCCGATGATGGACGGCTGGATGCGTATGGCACGGCGGGGGCAGGGGCTCGTGGTTACGCCCTTCACGCTTGCAGGGGCCATGGCGCCGGTGACCATGGCAGGCGCTGTGGCACAATCGCTGGCCGAAGCGCTTTGTGCGGTGGTGCTGGCGCAGATCATCCGCCCGGGTTGTCCGGTGGCGATCGGCACGTTCACCTCTAATGTGGATATGAAATCGGGTGCACCGGCCTTTGGAACGCCGGAATACATGCGCGCCACCCAGATGACCGGGCAGCTGGCGCGGTTTTACGGTCTGCCGATGCGGTCCTCGGGCGTCTGTGCGGCAAACGTGCCGGACGGTCAGGCGATGTGGGAGACCTCAAACAGTCTCTGGGCGGCCGTGCAGTCGGGCACGAATATGGTCTATCACGCCGCCGGCTGGCTTGAGGGCGGGCTGATTGCAAGCCCTGAGAAGTTCATCATGGATTGCGAAGTGCTGCAGCAGATCCAGCGCTATATGGAGCCGGAAATCTGCGCCACAGGCCCTGATGAGATCGCCCTCGACGCCATTAAGTCGGTTGGCAACGCGGGGCATTTCTTTGGCATTCAGCACACCCAGGATCGTTATACCACGGCCTTTTATCAGCCCTTCCTCAGTGACTGGAAGAACTATGAGGGCTGGGAGGCCGCGGGCGCTGTCTGGACGCCCGAACGCGCGCATCTGATGTTCAAGGAGATCACCGCATCTTTCGAACCGCCTGCGATGGACGTAGCCATCCGGGATGAACTTTCGGATTTTGTGGCCCGCCGGAAGTCAGAAGGCGGCGCTCCGACAGATTTCTGA
- a CDS encoding HAD family hydrolase, translating into MTGVRGVLFDKDGTLFDFARTWEAWAVSFLTRLAPDRDHRIRLGTAIGFDVTTEEFSPGSVVVAGTPGEVAAVLAQHLPQFSAEALVDVINAEAEAAPQAEAVPLVPLLEQLRAAGLMLGVATNDAERPARAHLDQAGVTQFFDFIAGFDSGHGAKPGPGQLHAFAAATGLAPDQIVMVGDSTHDLHAGRAAGMRCVGVLTGLAPAEVLAPHADVIMDNIGGLPAWLAMQS; encoded by the coding sequence ATGACCGGGGTGCGCGGCGTGCTCTTTGACAAGGACGGCACGCTTTTCGATTTTGCGCGGACCTGGGAGGCCTGGGCTGTCTCATTCCTGACGCGGCTTGCACCCGACCGCGATCACCGGATCCGGCTCGGAACGGCAATCGGGTTCGACGTCACAACAGAGGAATTCAGCCCCGGCAGCGTCGTCGTTGCAGGCACGCCCGGAGAGGTCGCTGCCGTTCTGGCGCAGCATCTGCCACAGTTTTCGGCCGAAGCGCTGGTGGACGTGATCAACGCCGAAGCCGAAGCCGCGCCCCAGGCCGAAGCCGTGCCGCTCGTGCCGCTGCTGGAGCAGCTGCGGGCCGCCGGTCTGATGCTGGGGGTGGCTACGAATGATGCCGAACGCCCTGCGCGCGCGCATCTTGATCAGGCCGGGGTGACACAGTTTTTCGACTTCATCGCAGGCTTTGACAGCGGGCACGGCGCAAAACCGGGCCCGGGTCAGCTTCACGCATTTGCCGCGGCTACCGGGCTGGCCCCGGATCAGATTGTGATGGTCGGTGACAGCACCCATGATCTGCACGCGGGCAGGGCCGCGGGCATGCGCTGTGTAGGAGTTCTGACAGGGCTCGCTCCGGCGGAGGTGCTCGCCCCCCATGCGGATGTGATTATGGACAATATCGGCGGCCTGCCGGCCTGGCTCGCGATGCAGAGCTGA
- a CDS encoding DUF3572 domain-containing protein has protein sequence MSLARENAEVIALQVLGWLAGNDELLPVFQGSTGVSESDIRAGAADPAFLASVLDFVLMDDAWVVAACDSAGLRYEMLPAARRALPGGDEVHWT, from the coding sequence ATGTCCCTTGCGCGGGAAAACGCCGAAGTGATCGCCCTGCAGGTGCTGGGCTGGCTGGCAGGTAATGACGAATTACTGCCGGTGTTTCAGGGGTCTACAGGGGTTTCTGAAAGCGACATCCGGGCTGGTGCTGCAGACCCTGCGTTTCTGGCGTCGGTGCTGGACTTCGTACTGATGGACGATGCCTGGGTGGTGGCGGCCTGCGACTCGGCCGGGTTGCGGTATGAGATGCTGCCTGCGGCGCGCCGGGCCCTGCCGGGCGGCGACGAGGTACACTGGACATGA
- a CDS encoding diguanylate cyclase has translation MTKNVQGKILIVDAISTNRIVLKVKLASAFYEVVQAATADEACVAALRHDPDLIISAMALPDCDSAELCRKLQRNPQTRAIPMMVIGCRPNADSRLEALEAGVHDVMLKPIDDTLLLARVRSLIRAHNTAAEWKMREDTSRALGFAEDPADFGPPGRVIMVGADSARIHGWMSRLTPVLRSGLRYAAPETALRDLMPGKVPDIFVLVLEDRDNHSGEVLRLLAAIRATAITRHAGILVLQPSPDPGLGAYALDLGADDLMTDGFEVTEMALRVKAMLRRKRLADQLRATVRTGLKAAVSDPLTGLHNRRYAMPHLARVAEHSAATGRSFAVMVADLDHFKRINDLYGHASGDAVLVEAARRLRENLRGVDLVARIGGEEFLIVMPATPLTEARVAARRICRRIGGIGFTVPGAPDPITVTISIGVTIGGLQGKNACERDRDANFLLDAADKALYESKVQGRNQVTMSRPAA, from the coding sequence ATGACCAAAAACGTGCAGGGCAAAATCCTCATCGTTGATGCCATTTCCACAAACCGCATCGTGCTCAAGGTCAAACTGGCATCCGCGTTCTACGAAGTTGTTCAGGCCGCGACCGCTGATGAGGCCTGCGTCGCAGCTCTGCGGCATGACCCCGATCTGATCATCTCCGCGATGGCCCTGCCAGACTGCGATTCCGCAGAGCTGTGCCGCAAGCTGCAGCGCAATCCCCAGACCCGCGCGATCCCGATGATGGTCATCGGCTGCCGGCCCAATGCAGACAGCCGGCTCGAAGCGCTTGAGGCCGGCGTGCATGACGTAATGCTCAAACCCATCGATGACACGCTGCTGCTGGCGCGCGTCCGCAGCCTGATCCGGGCGCATAACACTGCGGCGGAATGGAAAATGCGCGAAGACACCTCGCGGGCGCTCGGTTTCGCCGAAGATCCCGCTGACTTCGGTCCGCCGGGACGGGTGATCATGGTCGGTGCGGACAGCGCCCGTATTCACGGCTGGATGAGCAGGCTGACGCCGGTGCTGCGCAGCGGGCTGCGCTATGCCGCGCCCGAAACGGCTCTGCGCGATCTGATGCCGGGAAAGGTGCCGGATATTTTCGTGCTTGTGCTGGAAGACAGGGATAATCACTCCGGCGAAGTTCTGCGCCTGCTTGCCGCCATCCGGGCCACGGCGATAACGCGCCATGCCGGCATTCTCGTGCTGCAGCCCAGTCCGGATCCGGGACTTGGCGCCTATGCGCTTGATCTGGGTGCCGACGATCTGATGACTGACGGGTTCGAGGTCACTGAAATGGCCCTGCGTGTCAAAGCGATGCTGCGGCGCAAACGGCTTGCCGACCAGCTGCGCGCGACCGTACGCACCGGGCTTAAAGCCGCTGTTTCCGATCCGCTCACCGGGCTGCACAACCGGCGCTATGCCATGCCCCATCTGGCGCGTGTGGCCGAGCATTCGGCGGCCACCGGGCGCAGCTTCGCGGTCATGGTGGCCGATCTTGACCACTTCAAGCGCATCAATGACCTTTACGGTCATGCCTCGGGCGACGCGGTGCTGGTCGAGGCCGCACGGCGTCTGCGCGAGAATCTGCGCGGCGTTGACCTTGTCGCGCGGATCGGGGGCGAGGAGTTTCTGATCGTCATGCCGGCCACACCGCTGACCGAGGCCCGGGTCGCCGCGCGCAGGATCTGCCGGCGGATAGGCGGCATCGGATTTACGGTCCCGGGCGCGCCGGACCCGATCACAGTGACAATCTCGATCGGGGTGACCATCGGCGGGCTTCAGGGCAAAAATGCCTGCGAACGCGACCGCGATGCGAATTTCCTTCTCGATGCGGCGGACAAGGCGCTCTACGAATCCAAAGTGCAGGGACGCAATCAGGTTACGATGAGCCGGCCCGCCGCCTGA
- a CDS encoding periplasmic heavy metal sensor, whose translation MQNDAEQKPPVPGRRLKILLGLSVALNLAFVGLLAGAFLRHDPVAGRGGPQAYAWPYMAALDREDRRAMFRALRQERKATFPERGSRRAMYDDVVQAMRADPFDAQALQAALDRQAGIGVAFQQSARAAWLELVADMSDAERADYAQGVEEALSRRKKRR comes from the coding sequence ATGCAGAATGATGCAGAGCAGAAACCCCCTGTGCCCGGACGCCGGCTCAAGATCCTTCTGGGGCTTTCGGTGGCGCTCAATCTGGCTTTTGTCGGGCTGCTTGCAGGAGCCTTTCTGCGCCATGATCCGGTGGCGGGCCGGGGCGGGCCCCAGGCCTATGCATGGCCCTATATGGCGGCACTCGACCGCGAAGACCGCCGCGCAATGTTCCGCGCCCTGCGCCAGGAACGCAAGGCAACCTTTCCCGAACGCGGATCGCGGCGGGCCATGTATGATGATGTCGTGCAGGCGATGCGCGCTGATCCCTTTGATGCGCAGGCTCTGCAGGCTGCCTTGGACCGGCAGGCAGGCATCGGTGTTGCTTTCCAGCAAAGTGCACGGGCAGCATGGCTTGAACTGGTGGCTGATATGAGCGATGCCGAGCGCGCGGATTATGCACAGGGTGTGGAAGAGGCACTCAGTCGCCGGAAAAAGCGCAGGTGA
- a CDS encoding RNA polymerase sigma factor, with protein MPRDDFASLSDDALLLMFAQGDDQASRTLTARLLPRVYGHARRLLGDAAEAEDVAQEAMLRLWRMAPDWRQGEAKVTTWLYRVTANLCTDRLRRRRGTALDEIAEPADPAPGVLAQMQTQARGEALQAALDLLPDRQRQAVVLRHIEGLSNPEIGAVMDISARAVESLTARGKGTLTALLAGRRPELGYSDDDTG; from the coding sequence ATGCCGCGGGACGATTTTGCCTCACTTTCGGATGACGCTCTTCTGCTCATGTTTGCGCAGGGGGATGATCAGGCGTCCCGGACTCTGACGGCGCGGTTGCTGCCGCGGGTCTATGGCCATGCGCGGCGTCTGCTTGGGGATGCCGCCGAGGCCGAGGACGTGGCCCAGGAGGCGATGCTGCGGCTCTGGCGCATGGCACCGGACTGGCGGCAGGGCGAAGCAAAAGTGACGACCTGGCTTTACCGGGTGACCGCGAACCTGTGCACCGACCGGCTGCGCAGACGCCGGGGCACTGCTCTGGACGAGATCGCTGAACCTGCGGACCCGGCACCGGGGGTGCTGGCACAGATGCAGACACAGGCACGCGGCGAGGCGCTGCAGGCAGCACTTGACCTCTTGCCGGACAGACAGCGACAGGCGGTGGTGCTGCGCCACATCGAGGGGCTCAGCAACCCCGAGATCGGTGCTGTGATGGATATCAGCGCGCGGGCGGTGGAAAGCCTGACGGCGCGTGGAAAAGGGACCCTGACGGCCTTGCTGGCCGGGCGGCGTCCGGAACTGGGGTACAGTGATGACGACACCGGATGA